The Blastomonas fulva genome contains a region encoding:
- a CDS encoding Na+/H+ antiporter subunit G, whose protein sequence is MSGAGLFVDIAISALLVLGASFALIGSWGMVRLPTLMERLHGPTKATTLGLGGILVGSMLFFTFDQGGWTMHELLISLFLFITAPISANMIAKVHLHQLRCGSKDDVAGPAGDPPVPSETANWATYEAPHRDSVAATSEN, encoded by the coding sequence ATGAGCGGGGCAGGTCTTTTTGTCGATATCGCGATCAGCGCGCTGCTGGTGCTGGGGGCAAGCTTCGCGCTGATCGGCAGCTGGGGCATGGTGCGGCTGCCGACGCTGATGGAGCGGCTGCACGGACCGACCAAGGCGACGACGCTGGGCCTCGGCGGCATTCTGGTCGGCTCGATGCTGTTCTTCACCTTCGATCAGGGCGGCTGGACGATGCACGAACTGCTGATCTCGCTGTTCCTGTTCATTACCGCGCCGATCTCCGCCAACATGATCGCCAAGGTGCACCTGCACCAGCTGCGCTGCGGGTCGAAGGACGATGTCGCCGGCCCGGCAGGCGATCCGCCGGTGCCGTCGGAAACCGCCAACTGGGCGACTTATGAGGCACCGCACCGCGATTCGGTCGCGGCGACATCCGAAAACTAG
- a CDS encoding monovalent cation/H+ antiporter subunit D: MSLIQHLAIAPVVIPALAAPFAVMVMRRKRTLGTAISLLSCAAMLIAALALLVQAGEGTIRTYALGNWPAPFGIVLVVDRLSAIMLTLAATVSLIALVHAVLTGADRKGWHFHPLFQFQMLGLNGAFLTGDLFNLFVFFEVLLIASYGLMLHGQGPARLKAGVQYVVVNIVGSSLFLIALGLLYALTGTLNMADMGLRVAALGPDDQGLLRVVALLLVSVFALKAAIAPLHLWLPRTYAVTTPAVAALFAIMTKVGVYSIIRVVPQIFGDGAGAAAWAPAPYLLPAAAITAIVGFAGVFVARSLSEQAAYAVIGSTGTLLIAVAGWQADTLTAAIYYLVHSTLAGAALFLVADVVARRRASFADTASAGPAFCQQQTVGLMFMAAAIAATGLPPLSGFIGKLLILESIVDTPGWQGAWGWAWGVILATTLIGVIGFARTGSAIFWKDIPPTDGAEPAVVSSADMVAPVITLALLAAWSIGAGAGTAYGAAAAGQILDSASAVRAVLGEP; the protein is encoded by the coding sequence ATGAGCCTGATCCAGCATCTGGCGATCGCGCCCGTCGTCATCCCGGCTCTTGCCGCGCCCTTTGCGGTGATGGTGATGCGCCGCAAGCGAACGCTGGGCACGGCGATTTCGCTGCTGTCCTGCGCGGCGATGCTGATCGCGGCGCTGGCATTGCTGGTCCAGGCTGGGGAGGGCACCATCCGCACCTATGCGCTGGGCAACTGGCCTGCGCCCTTCGGCATCGTGCTGGTGGTCGACCGGCTGTCGGCGATCATGCTGACGCTGGCCGCGACGGTCTCGCTCATCGCATTGGTGCATGCCGTGCTGACCGGAGCGGACCGCAAGGGCTGGCATTTCCACCCGCTGTTCCAGTTCCAGATGCTGGGCCTCAACGGCGCGTTCCTCACCGGCGACCTGTTCAACCTGTTCGTGTTCTTCGAGGTGCTGCTGATCGCATCCTATGGCCTGATGCTGCACGGCCAGGGGCCCGCCCGGTTGAAGGCTGGCGTGCAATATGTCGTGGTCAACATCGTGGGATCGTCGCTGTTCCTGATCGCGCTGGGGCTGCTCTATGCGCTCACCGGCACGCTGAACATGGCAGACATGGGGCTCAGGGTTGCAGCCTTGGGGCCCGATGACCAGGGGCTGCTGCGGGTGGTCGCGCTGCTGCTGGTCAGCGTCTTCGCGCTCAAGGCGGCCATCGCGCCGCTGCACCTGTGGCTGCCGCGCACCTATGCGGTCACCACGCCTGCGGTCGCAGCGCTGTTTGCGATCATGACCAAGGTCGGGGTCTATTCGATCATCCGGGTGGTGCCGCAGATCTTCGGCGATGGTGCCGGCGCTGCCGCCTGGGCGCCCGCGCCCTATCTGCTGCCCGCTGCCGCGATCACCGCGATCGTGGGCTTTGCCGGAGTATTCGTTGCCCGCAGCCTCTCCGAGCAGGCCGCCTATGCGGTGATCGGATCGACCGGGACGCTGCTGATCGCGGTGGCCGGATGGCAGGCCGACACGCTGACCGCGGCGATCTATTATCTGGTGCATTCCACGCTGGCAGGCGCAGCCTTGTTCCTAGTCGCAGATGTCGTCGCGCGTCGCCGGGCGAGCTTTGCCGATACCGCGAGCGCTGGCCCTGCGTTCTGTCAGCAGCAGACGGTCGGTCTGATGTTCATGGCCGCCGCGATCGCCGCGACCGGGTTGCCGCCGCTGTCGGGCTTTATCGGCAAGCTGCTGATCCTCGAATCGATCGTCGATACGCCGGGCTGGCAAGGTGCCTGGGGCTGGGCCTGGGGCGTGATCCTGGCGACCACATTGATCGGCGTCATCGGCTTTGCGCGCACCGGCAGCGCGATCTTCTGGAAGGATATCCCCCCCACCGATGGCGCCGAGCCCGCGGTCGTTTCCAGCGCGGACATGGTCGCGCCCGTCATCACACTCGCGCTGCTCGCCGCCTGGTCGATCGGCGCGGGGGCGGGCACCGCCTATGGCGCCGCCGCTGCGGGCCAGATCCTCGATAGCGCATCGGCGGTCCGCGCCGTTCTGGGGGAGCCGTGA
- a CDS encoding Na+/H+ antiporter subunit E: MRRLIPHPGLSVLLVIVWLLMANTLTVGGLLLGIVIGILLPIFTAPFWPGRPDVRYRAGLAYIALVLWDIVVANFEIAAIILFRRNRDLRPAWLSIPLDLHTPEAITVLAGTISLTPGTVSSDVSACGKYLLVHALDAADPDAEIARIKLRYEARLKRVFR; encoded by the coding sequence ATGCGCCGCCTGATCCCGCATCCCGGCCTGTCGGTCCTGCTGGTCATCGTCTGGCTGCTGATGGCCAACACCCTGACCGTGGGGGGACTGCTGCTCGGCATCGTCATCGGCATTCTGCTGCCCATCTTCACCGCGCCCTTCTGGCCGGGGCGGCCCGATGTCAGGTATCGCGCGGGGCTTGCCTATATCGCACTGGTTTTGTGGGACATCGTTGTTGCCAATTTCGAGATTGCCGCGATCATCCTGTTCCGCCGCAACCGCGATCTGCGCCCCGCCTGGCTCTCCATCCCGCTCGATCTGCACACGCCCGAGGCGATCACCGTGCTCGCCGGGACAATCAGCCTGACCCCCGGCACCGTGTCTTCGGACGTGTCGGCGTGCGGCAAGTATCTGCTGGTGCATGCGCTCGACGCGGCCGATCCCGATGCGGAAATCGCGCGGATCAAGCTGCGGTACGAAGCGCGCTTGAAGAGGGTCTTCAGATGA
- a CDS encoding DUF427 domain-containing protein yields MRPERDPVGPGLRSVWDFPRPAIAEPCDAHVRIEHRGILIAETRSSICTFETSHPPSYYIPPEAITPGVLRRAEGSSFCEWKGAAVYWDVVAGGVVLPRVGWSYPSPSASFAMLRDHIAFYAAPFDRCTVNGETVVPQPGAFYGGWITSAYAGPFKGGPGSMGW; encoded by the coding sequence ATGAGGCCAGAGCGTGATCCTGTCGGCCCCGGCCTGCGCAGCGTCTGGGACTTCCCCCGCCCCGCGATCGCCGAGCCGTGCGATGCGCATGTCCGCATCGAGCATCGCGGCATCCTGATCGCCGAGACGCGCAGCAGCATCTGCACGTTCGAGACGAGCCATCCGCCCAGCTATTACATCCCGCCCGAGGCGATCACGCCGGGCGTTCTGCGCCGCGCGGAGGGAAGCTCGTTCTGCGAATGGAAGGGCGCTGCGGTGTATTGGGATGTGGTGGCAGGCGGCGTCGTGCTCCCGCGGGTCGGCTGGAGCTATCCAAGCCCCAGCGCCAGCTTTGCGATGCTGCGCGATCACATCGCCTTTTATGCCGCGCCGTTCGACCGCTGCACCGTGAACGGGGAAACGGTGGTGCCCCAGCCAGGCGCATTCTACGGCGGCTGGATCACCTCGGCCTATGCGGGGCCCTTCAAGGGCGGCCCCGGCAGCATGGGATGGTAG
- a CDS encoding aminotransferase encodes MNPIYRDMPTTIFEAMSMRARAAGAINLGQGFPDGPRNDAVIDAACDALQQRSNQYPPMVGIPELRGAVPDWYRRHQQLELGPDEVVVTSGATEAIAAALLAVISPGDEVLLFQPLYDAYLPLVQRAGGVARLVTLDPSGWRIDAEALAASITPRTRALVFNDPMNPMGTCAHPDDLALLARICAEHDLIAICDEVWEALVYDGAQHRSLMQYPGMRERTVKIGSAGKIFGLTGWKVGWMCAAPPLARILAKAHQFLTFTTPPNLQWAVAQGLASQDDWIAMARDQHQASRDFFCDGLHGLGLVTVPSAATYFVSVDLAASGVAMDDVAFCDAIIDQAGVAAIPISAFYAEAAPGHLVRFCFAKERATLQAALDRLAAALPRLG; translated from the coding sequence ATGAACCCGATCTACCGTGACATGCCCACCACGATCTTCGAGGCAATGTCGATGCGCGCACGGGCGGCAGGCGCGATCAACCTGGGACAGGGTTTTCCCGACGGGCCACGCAACGATGCGGTCATCGATGCGGCGTGCGACGCGCTGCAGCAGCGGTCGAACCAGTATCCGCCGATGGTCGGCATCCCCGAGTTGCGCGGCGCGGTGCCGGATTGGTACCGGCGTCACCAGCAGCTTGAGCTTGGCCCCGACGAGGTCGTGGTGACCTCCGGCGCGACCGAGGCGATTGCGGCGGCCTTGCTGGCGGTGATCAGCCCGGGCGACGAGGTGCTGCTGTTCCAGCCGCTGTACGACGCCTATCTGCCGCTGGTGCAGCGCGCAGGCGGCGTCGCGCGGCTCGTCACCCTCGACCCGTCGGGCTGGCGGATCGATGCGGAGGCGCTCGCCGCGTCGATCACGCCGCGCACCCGTGCATTGGTGTTCAACGATCCGATGAACCCGATGGGGACCTGCGCGCATCCCGATGACTTGGCGCTGCTGGCGCGGATCTGCGCCGAGCATGACCTGATCGCGATCTGCGACGAGGTGTGGGAGGCCTTGGTCTATGATGGCGCGCAGCACAGGTCGCTGATGCAGTATCCGGGCATGCGCGAGCGGACGGTGAAGATCGGCTCTGCGGGCAAGATCTTCGGGCTCACCGGGTGGAAGGTAGGGTGGATGTGCGCCGCCCCGCCGCTTGCCCGCATCCTCGCCAAGGCCCATCAGTTCCTCACCTTCACCACCCCGCCCAATCTGCAATGGGCGGTGGCCCAAGGGCTGGCCAGCCAGGACGACTGGATCGCGATGGCCCGCGACCAGCACCAGGCATCGCGCGACTTTTTCTGCGACGGGCTGCATGGCCTCGGTCTGGTGACCGTACCCTCGGCGGCGACCTATTTCGTCTCTGTGGACCTGGCAGCATCCGGCGTGGCAATGGACGACGTGGCGTTTTGCGATGCGATCATCGACCAGGCAGGCGTGGCGGCGATCCCGATTTCGGCCTTCTATGCAGAGGCGGCGCCCGGGCATCTGGTGCGCTTCTGCTTCGCCAAGGAGCGTGCGACACTGCAGGCGGCGCTGGACCGCCTGGCCGCGGCCCTGCCCCGCCTGGGATAG
- a CDS encoding S41 family peptidase, producing the protein MRSLTLAAAAVLMSVPVALAAAPAEPSAAAIAQPRYAVRLLSPEEATRDIALFRRALETVHPGLYRYSAKAQIDAAFARLESATSRPITDLALHGEIARLLAAIHCDHTKAEMSGAMTAFRTANPTHLPLRFQLIEGRMIVVSNDGQTGAPPVGSEILNINGTPVPQLLLKLAPLVSYDGTTDQAIAAKLADDSDLMGDDFNENYPSLFGFPEAWQIEWKQVGSQNASTATLRPIRFAQWTGLAGPGAKYRGEFYNSVSWRLNGKVARLGIDTFVNYRNPVQATAFLSGFFAAMEEAGTEHLILDLRKNGGGSEDVSVALGRYLIDQPFVWSKPVRYKAVRYGDLPQYFETWGDPSARFTPPLTDFEQTPDGWFDRIPKQRDAALNDGDTTLLQQPIGAFGFDGRLTILSGPRNGSGATRTIAQLKDKAGATVIGEASAGSAEGPTSGSIFLMTLPASGIKVRIPEAWNRTAISNFVPGKGVAVDQLVVPTLADFEAGRDRTIGVAQGALPARSDSAALVAKALGGAWTGTLDYRDYRKDTRTTLPTMMTSDGQMLAWTFDDGPGKIVKSSESWTFDASQQVLQISNGRNTPEAWQVVEARMSADGLSATVVLDGTSRENDRTVIARKIVTRDGNRLRITKMTRGAGEPFVMRQSYDLRQ; encoded by the coding sequence ATGCGAAGCCTGACCCTAGCCGCCGCCGCCGTCCTGATGAGCGTACCCGTTGCCCTTGCTGCCGCCCCCGCCGAGCCCTCTGCCGCCGCCATCGCCCAGCCGCGTTATGCCGTGCGTCTGCTCAGCCCCGAAGAGGCGACGCGCGACATTGCCTTGTTCCGCCGCGCGCTGGAGACGGTGCATCCCGGCCTTTACCGCTACAGCGCCAAGGCGCAAATCGATGCCGCGTTCGCCAGGCTCGAATCCGCCACCAGCCGTCCGATCACCGACCTCGCGCTGCATGGCGAGATTGCCCGGCTGCTCGCGGCGATCCATTGCGACCACACCAAGGCGGAAATGTCCGGCGCGATGACCGCGTTCCGCACCGCCAACCCCACCCATCTGCCGCTGCGCTTCCAGCTGATCGAGGGGCGGATGATCGTGGTGTCGAACGATGGGCAGACGGGTGCGCCCCCGGTGGGAAGCGAGATTCTCAACATCAACGGGACCCCGGTGCCGCAACTGCTGCTCAAGCTCGCGCCATTGGTGTCGTATGATGGCACGACCGATCAGGCGATCGCCGCCAAGCTGGCCGACGACAGCGACCTGATGGGCGATGACTTCAACGAGAATTATCCTTCGCTGTTCGGCTTTCCAGAGGCCTGGCAGATCGAATGGAAGCAGGTGGGTAGCCAGAACGCGTCCACCGCAACGCTCAGGCCGATCCGCTTTGCGCAATGGACGGGCCTTGCCGGGCCGGGGGCGAAGTATCGCGGCGAATTCTATAACAGTGTTAGTTGGCGGCTGAACGGCAAGGTCGCGCGGCTGGGGATCGATACCTTCGTCAACTATCGCAACCCGGTGCAGGCCACCGCCTTTCTCAGCGGGTTCTTCGCTGCGATGGAGGAGGCCGGGACGGAGCACCTGATCCTTGACCTGCGCAAGAACGGCGGCGGGTCGGAGGATGTCTCGGTCGCGCTGGGGCGATACCTGATCGATCAGCCGTTCGTCTGGTCCAAGCCGGTGCGATACAAGGCGGTGCGCTATGGCGATCTGCCGCAATATTTCGAGACGTGGGGCGATCCCTCGGCACGCTTCACGCCTCCGCTGACCGATTTCGAGCAGACCCCAGATGGTTGGTTCGACCGAATCCCCAAACAGCGCGACGCGGCGCTCAACGATGGCGATACCACCCTGTTGCAGCAACCGATCGGCGCATTTGGATTTGATGGCCGCCTGACGATCCTGAGCGGTCCGCGCAACGGCTCGGGCGCAACTCGCACTATCGCGCAATTGAAGGACAAGGCCGGGGCGACGGTGATCGGCGAAGCCAGCGCCGGTAGCGCCGAGGGGCCGACGTCAGGATCGATCTTCCTGATGACGCTTCCCGCCAGCGGCATCAAGGTGCGCATTCCCGAAGCATGGAACCGCACGGCGATCTCGAACTTCGTTCCGGGCAAGGGCGTTGCGGTCGATCAGCTGGTCGTGCCGACGCTGGCGGATTTCGAGGCCGGGCGCGACCGCACGATCGGCGTCGCGCAGGGCGCGCTGCCCGCGCGGTCCGACAGCGCGGCACTGGTCGCCAAGGCGCTGGGCGGCGCGTGGACAGGTACGCTCGACTATCGCGACTACAGGAAGGACACGCGCACCACTTTGCCGACGATGATGACAAGCGACGGCCAGATGCTCGCCTGGACCTTCGACGATGGCCCGGGCAAGATCGTCAAGTCCTCGGAAAGCTGGACATTCGATGCGTCGCAGCAGGTGCTCCAGATCAGCAATGGCCGCAATACGCCGGAGGCCTGGCAGGTGGTCGAAGCGCGCATGTCGGCAGATGGCCTGTCGGCGACCGTCGTGCTGGATGGCACCAGCCGCGAAAACGACCGCACTGTCATCGCACGCAAGATCGTCACCCGCGACGGCAACCGGCTGAGGATCACCAAGATGACGCGCGGCGCAGGCGAGCCCTTCGTGATGCGGCAGAGCTACGATCTGCGGCAATAG
- a CDS encoding helix-turn-helix domain-containing protein has product MIAFGPMSITLLICAAQGLLLAGLLLRARQNRAANRWLALLIIAVAALMTPYIIGYAGFYEKWPWLSFAPLSYTLAFGPLIYLYTAMLVGAVPVRIWPHFVPVAAQFLAYAVVFPFPLATKNWWNGVAHEPFIDPLLDIAALVSIAAYSIAAYRQYRAYRMWLDDNRTDGVDFDPGWIRNFLAALALITLVWAGFLLAKWLDPARDYFDQFPLYVAFSALVLYLGIGGWRNADTAFPQATPAAPPEPLESAAPGRDWAAQGRLWLGRIEAEHLWRDPGLTLAGLARILGTNTTYLSRGLGAAAGENFNAIINRHRVIEIQRVLACGDDPRDLLTLAFDAGFNSKASFNRAFLDMAGMSPSQWRLKSQIPQEI; this is encoded by the coding sequence ATGATCGCATTCGGGCCGATGAGCATCACGCTGCTGATCTGCGCCGCGCAGGGTCTGTTGCTCGCCGGGTTGCTGCTGCGCGCGCGGCAGAACCGTGCGGCCAATCGCTGGCTTGCGCTGCTGATCATCGCGGTGGCGGCGCTGATGACGCCGTACATCATCGGCTATGCCGGCTTTTACGAAAAATGGCCGTGGCTGAGCTTTGCGCCGCTGTCGTACACGCTGGCCTTCGGGCCACTGATCTATCTCTACACCGCCATGCTGGTGGGCGCGGTGCCGGTGCGGATTTGGCCGCATTTCGTCCCGGTTGCTGCGCAGTTCCTTGCCTATGCCGTGGTGTTCCCGTTTCCGCTGGCCACCAAGAACTGGTGGAACGGCGTTGCCCACGAGCCTTTCATCGACCCGCTGCTCGATATTGCCGCGCTGGTGAGCATCGCCGCCTACAGCATCGCGGCCTACCGGCAGTACCGTGCCTACCGGATGTGGCTTGACGACAACCGCACCGACGGGGTGGATTTCGATCCCGGCTGGATTCGCAACTTCCTTGCGGCGCTGGCGCTGATCACGCTGGTCTGGGCGGGATTCCTGCTCGCCAAATGGCTGGACCCCGCGCGCGACTATTTCGATCAGTTTCCGCTCTATGTCGCGTTCTCGGCGCTGGTGCTCTATCTGGGCATCGGCGGATGGCGCAACGCCGACACGGCATTTCCGCAGGCAACCCCTGCCGCGCCGCCCGAGCCTTTGGAGAGCGCCGCGCCGGGGCGCGACTGGGCTGCGCAGGGCAGGCTGTGGCTGGGGCGGATCGAGGCCGAGCATTTGTGGCGCGACCCGGGGCTGACGCTTGCGGGGCTGGCGCGGATCCTTGGCACAAACACCACCTATCTTTCGCGCGGCCTTGGAGCGGCGGCGGGGGAGAACTTCAACGCGATCATCAACCGTCACCGGGTGATCGAGATCCAGCGGGTGCTCGCCTGCGGCGATGATCCGCGCGATCTGCTGACGCTGGCATTTGATGCCGGGTTCAACTCCAAGGCCAGTTTCAACCGCGCGTTCCTGGACATGGCGGGGATGAGCCCCAGCCAGTGGCGGCTCAAATCACAAATACCGCAGGAAATCTGA
- a CDS encoding monovalent cation/H+ antiporter subunit A, whose amino-acid sequence MTLYTLVILPFLAALLIAIGSGAGRAVHSGLAAAGSALGLALVLGLAGRVIGGEVPAVSTPWVPAIGLDVSLMLDPLGLMFAGLILGIGLLVVIFGHFYLASGEATGRFFASLMLFQGAMLGIVLSGNVLLLLVFWELTSLSSFLLIGFWRDKAEARQGARMALAVTGGGGLVLIAGMVLLGTIAGSFDLMTILQRGYIIQASPLYPVMLMLILIGCFTKSAQFPFHFWLPHAMAAPTPVSAYLHSATMVKAGVFLLARLWPVLAGTDLYTVIVTSVGLITMLLGAWVALFKHDLKGILAYSTISQLGLLVMLLGFSLEMAAVAAVLHILNHAAFKAALFMSAGIVDHETGTRDIRRLGGLAKVMPITAIVATLAAAAMAGLPPLGGFISKEMMLDETLHIALFGLPWLVPVVATIAAMLSVAYSLRLAVHLFFGAPRDAEPHARAHDPGVGMWASPAFLVVLAVLLGLVPMALAGPLVASVAGAVIGDTAPPLGLALWHGVNLALAMSMAAVAIGALLLWRHAGLLRAYESVRHLDAKAMFDRAMAFADAQVRTLIVATHTPSLQRMLLMTFAVVVASVIEGAVAGGGSLTGTRPGQPASVVAIIAWALLIAATIAVLRAQRQRFVVLIYISVIGLVITLAFVHFSAPDLALTQISVEVVTILLLLLALNLLPKTPPLLSSQPRRIRDAVLAIGGGLGVGGAAWAMLTRNPNDPISSYHLANSYKGGGGTNVVNVTLVDFRAFDTLGEIIVLGIAGLAIYALLDTTARGAAAARLRLWQEDMPHSPERHPLMFVMATRILLPLVLAVGIYIFLRGHNQPGGGFIAALVVAIAFLLQYLASGFDWTDARRKVGEHMLIATGVLVAMATGLGSLVFGANFLTSAFGYFHIPLVGEVELATALLFDIGVFAVVFGAVMQALAQLSQISQRAARAHAAQVEAQQQDDAP is encoded by the coding sequence TTGACGCTTTACACGCTTGTTATCCTGCCGTTTCTCGCCGCCCTGCTGATCGCGATCGGCAGCGGGGCGGGGCGAGCGGTGCACAGCGGGTTGGCGGCAGCGGGCAGCGCGCTGGGGCTGGCGCTGGTGCTGGGGCTTGCCGGACGGGTGATCGGCGGCGAGGTTCCCGCGGTGTCGACGCCCTGGGTCCCGGCCATCGGGCTGGATGTCTCGCTGATGCTCGATCCGCTGGGGCTGATGTTCGCCGGGCTGATCCTGGGGATCGGCCTGCTGGTGGTGATCTTCGGTCATTTCTATCTCGCCAGCGGCGAGGCGACGGGGCGCTTCTTTGCCAGCCTGATGCTGTTCCAGGGCGCGATGCTGGGCATCGTGCTGTCGGGCAACGTGCTGCTGCTGCTGGTATTCTGGGAGCTGACCAGCCTGTCGTCCTTCCTGCTGATCGGCTTCTGGCGCGACAAGGCAGAGGCGCGCCAGGGCGCGCGCATGGCGCTGGCGGTCACAGGCGGCGGCGGGCTGGTGCTGATTGCGGGCATGGTGCTGCTTGGCACCATCGCCGGATCGTTCGACCTGATGACGATCCTGCAGCGCGGCTACATCATCCAGGCCTCGCCGCTCTATCCGGTGATGCTGATGCTGATCCTGATCGGCTGCTTCACCAAGTCGGCGCAGTTCCCGTTCCATTTCTGGCTGCCGCACGCGATGGCAGCGCCCACCCCGGTCAGCGCTTATCTGCATTCGGCAACGATGGTGAAGGCAGGCGTGTTCCTGCTCGCTCGGCTGTGGCCGGTGCTGGCGGGGACCGATCTGTACACCGTCATCGTCACCAGCGTCGGGCTCATCACCATGCTGCTGGGTGCCTGGGTGGCGCTGTTCAAGCACGATCTCAAAGGCATCCTGGCCTATTCGACGATCAGCCAGCTCGGCCTGCTGGTGATGCTGTTGGGCTTTTCGCTCGAAATGGCGGCGGTTGCCGCGGTGCTCCACATTCTCAACCACGCTGCGTTCAAGGCGGCGCTGTTCATGTCGGCGGGGATCGTCGACCATGAAACGGGAACGCGCGATATCCGGCGGCTGGGGGGGCTTGCCAAGGTGATGCCGATCACGGCGATCGTGGCGACGCTCGCCGCCGCTGCGATGGCGGGGCTGCCGCCGTTGGGCGGATTCATCTCCAAGGAGATGATGCTCGACGAGACGCTGCACATCGCCCTGTTCGGACTGCCCTGGCTGGTGCCGGTGGTGGCGACGATCGCCGCGATGCTGTCAGTCGCCTATTCGCTGCGGCTGGCGGTGCACCTGTTCTTCGGCGCGCCGCGCGATGCCGAACCGCATGCCCGCGCGCATGATCCGGGCGTCGGCATGTGGGCCTCACCCGCCTTCCTTGTGGTTCTGGCGGTGCTGCTCGGGCTGGTGCCGATGGCGCTGGCAGGGCCGCTGGTCGCATCGGTCGCCGGCGCGGTGATCGGCGATACGGCCCCGCCGCTGGGGCTGGCATTGTGGCACGGTGTCAACCTGGCGCTGGCGATGAGCATGGCCGCCGTTGCCATCGGTGCGCTGCTGCTGTGGCGGCATGCCGGGTTGCTGCGCGCGTATGAATCGGTCCGCCATCTCGATGCCAAGGCCATGTTCGACCGGGCGATGGCCTTTGCCGATGCGCAGGTGCGCACGTTGATCGTCGCGACGCATACCCCATCGCTGCAGCGGATGCTGCTGATGACCTTTGCCGTGGTGGTGGCCAGCGTGATCGAGGGCGCTGTGGCCGGCGGCGGCAGCCTGACCGGAACGCGCCCCGGCCAGCCGGCATCGGTGGTGGCGATCATCGCCTGGGCGCTGCTGATCGCGGCGACCATCGCGGTGCTGCGGGCACAGCGCCAGCGTTTCGTGGTGCTGATCTACATCAGCGTCATCGGCCTCGTGATCACGCTCGCCTTCGTGCATTTCTCCGCGCCGGATCTGGCGCTCACCCAGATTTCGGTCGAGGTGGTGACGATCCTGCTGCTGTTGCTGGCGCTCAACCTGCTGCCCAAGACGCCGCCGCTGCTCTCCAGCCAGCCGCGCCGGATCCGCGATGCCGTGCTCGCGATCGGCGGCGGTCTGGGGGTGGGCGGCGCAGCCTGGGCGATGCTGACCCGCAACCCCAATGACCCGATCTCGAGCTATCACCTCGCCAACAGCTACAAGGGCGGCGGCGGCACCAATGTCGTCAACGTCACCCTGGTCGATTTCCGCGCGTTCGACACGCTGGGCGAGATCATCGTGCTGGGGATTGCAGGGCTGGCGATCTATGCGCTGCTCGATACCACCGCGCGCGGCGCGGCGGCGGCGCGGCTGCGCTTGTGGCAGGAGGACATGCCGCATTCGCCCGAGCGCCATCCGCTGATGTTCGTGATGGCAACCCGCATCCTGCTGCCGCTTGTGCTGGCGGTGGGCATCTACATCTTCCTGCGCGGACACAACCAGCCCGGGGGCGGGTTCATCGCCGCTTTGGTGGTGGCGATCGCGTTCCTGCTGCAATATCTCGCCTCGGGCTTTGACTGGACCGATGCGCGGCGCAAGGTTGGCGAACACATGCTGATCGCCACCGGCGTGCTGGTGGCGATGGCGACGGGGCTGGGCTCGCTTGTGTTCGGCGCCAATTTTCTCACCAGCGCGTTCGGCTATTTCCATATCCCGCTGGTCGGCGAGGTCGAGCTCGCCACTGCGCTGCTGTTCGACATCGGCGTTTTCGCGGTCGTCTTCGGCGCGGTGATGCAGGCGCTGGCGCAGCTCAGCCAGATCTCTCAGCGCGCTGCCCGCGCGCACGCCGCGCAGGTCGAAGCGCAGCAGCAGGATGACGCGCCATGA
- a CDS encoding K+/H+ antiporter subunit F, with protein sequence MIAYAVLFAFVCLSLALALNLWRLLKGPSVGDRIVALDTMVINAIGLIIVIGIATVNDIFYEAALLLAMVGFIGTVAYCKFLLRGDIVE encoded by the coding sequence ATGATCGCCTATGCCGTGCTCTTTGCGTTTGTCTGCCTGTCGCTGGCGCTGGCGCTCAACCTGTGGCGCCTACTCAAGGGCCCATCGGTGGGCGACCGGATCGTCGCGCTGGATACCATGGTGATCAATGCGATCGGCCTGATCATCGTGATCGGCATCGCGACGGTGAACGACATTTTCTACGAGGCCGCGCTGCTGCTTGCGATGGTCGGGTTCATCGGAACGGTCGCCTATTGCAAGTTCCTGCTGCGCGGAGACATCGTCGAATGA
- a CDS encoding Na+/H+ antiporter subunit C, whose protein sequence is MTLEFLVASAIGVLVAGGIYMVLRGRTFQVVLGLTLFSYAVNLFLFASGRLTVNAPPILSETATAYTDPLPQALVLTAIVITFGMTAFAVVLALRSFLETGSDQVDGDDAPSTPAHAASGETTPGPRA, encoded by the coding sequence ATGACGCTCGAATTTCTCGTGGCGAGCGCCATTGGCGTGCTGGTGGCAGGCGGCATCTATATGGTGCTGCGCGGGCGCACGTTTCAGGTCGTGCTCGGGCTGACGCTGTTTTCCTATGCGGTGAATCTGTTCCTGTTCGCCTCGGGCCGGTTGACGGTCAACGCTCCGCCGATCCTGTCCGAAACGGCGACCGCATATACCGATCCGCTGCCCCAGGCACTGGTGCTCACCGCGATCGTCATCACCTTCGGCATGACCGCCTTTGCGGTGGTGCTGGCGCTGCGCAGCTTTCTTGAAACCGGCAGCGATCAGGTCGATGGCGATGATGCGCCGAGCACGCCCGCTCACGCCGCCAGCGGCGAAACCACGCCGGGACCGCGCGCATGA